ACTTTCTCGCCGAGGAATCTTGGACATTTTGTGGCGAATCTCGATGCAAGCCCAGCCGACACCAGGCGATGATTCGCTTTGGCACATAACATGCATGTTCCGCCGGGCAATGTTGCGTGGACCGCAACGATGGTCGATAGCGATTTGGCTAACGACCCGGGGCCTTTTGGATTCGGCTGGGGAATTGATCTCGGAGGAGCCGCGATGTTAGTGCTATCTCGCAGGATCGGTGAGGAGATTGTGATTGACGGTTCGATTGTCATCACCGTATTAGGCTCAGGCCGCGAACGGGTTCGCATCGGCTTGACCGCTCCCCGCTCGGTGCGCATCGATCGTAAAGAGATTCAAGACCGCCGCGAACAGCACGCGCCAGAGGAACTGGCGGTAGCTACCACGGCCTAGGACGGTCTCGGCCAACCAGGCGGCACATCACTCCAAAGACTTACGACACCAAGAGTCTGCGCCGCGGGGGTCGTGCGGTGATGCACGTCGCCGTTGATGGTGTCGCTGGCTTGCTCCGCCAGCGATGCCGGTCGTTTGCCCCTGGCTTTATCCACGGCAGACAAAACTGCTTTGTTTCCTCGAGACACTCAAGCCCCTGGCATTTGAAATGATCCCTCTTTGCAACGCCACTCAGTCGTTCGACGGCGAAGTCACTTTGGCTCAAACCCGCGACGAAATGCTCAAGCAAATCATTCACTGCTCGCTTAGCCAGACAGGCTACACCTATTTCCGCAAACTTGACGTTTCGGTCAGCAGCGGGATCGTCACCCTAGAGGGGTTGGTGCCGAGCTACTACATGAAGCAGAAAGCGCAAGCGGCCGTGCTGGCCGTCGCGGCAGTGGTGGCGTTGAAAAACAATCTGCTGGTCGGCAAGCCGAGCGAGCGGGCGCGTTGAGGCCGGATAGTTGGCGTGTTATTCCGAATCACGCCATTTACGGAAGCCATATGCCTGGTTCGACGTGCTGAAGTCGTCGTCGGTCAGCCCCAGATTGGTCGTCAGCCGCTCGTAGGTATAGTCATCGATTCGTGGTCGCGTGCCGCTGGCCGTGGCGGGCCAGCCGTCGCTTTCGTAGCGGATGGGCAAATTGGTTTCCAGATCGATATAGATCCGGGCCACGTGAAAGGTAAAGTGATCCTGCCGCCATTGATGAGTGATTTCCAGGCAAGCGCAACCTCGCCCGTTGACCGTTTCGCCGGAAACTAACCGAACCGCGCAGTCGTCGTGCCGCAGGTCTTGTTCGCCAACTTCGATCAATTGCTCGATCAATCGCCGGATGCCGACATCGGTGATCGGATGTCCGCAGGCTTGGGCGATCGGGTTGGTGGGTTTGAGTTCGACCACGCCCAAAAGCGATCCCTTCAATCCCGGCGGTCGAGCCAGCAACTTGCCGTTGTGCTGCCCCACCACGTAGAGGCACTCCTGTCCTTTCACGGCAACCGGCGCCAGAAAACGCAAGTAGACGCTGAAGGGCTCATGTCGCACTTTCATTTGAATTCGCTCACACTCGCGTAATCGCCCATGGACGAGTTCGCGCCGCACCAGAATGGCTGAGTAGTCCCTGATCTGCTTGATGTCGGCCAGCTCCGCTCGCGCCCAACGTAGCACCGGATTCAATGGATGCTCACCCGGCCGCTTGCACAACGTCGCGGCGATGCGCGAGTGAGCTCGCGCCGCTTCTGGGCCCAACGCGCCGTTGAGCGCCGTCGACTGGCCGCCAGCCATCACTCGTGGCGCCGGTTCGACCTTGGGTACGTCCGTAAGTGAGACTCCGGGACGATTGGATTCTTGGGCGCGGGCGCTGAACCAGGCTTCGTTCACACCGGCAATCCACGACATCGTTGCTAAACAACCAATGGCGAGCAGCAGTCCCAGCCGCGTGCGACTTAGACACAGAAGACGGTTCATTGTTGCTATTCCTCAACGATGCGCGTGGCTGGCGCACGTAACAAACATTTTTCCCAGCGACTGGCGCCAAGTTCCACGCCGTGGCACCAGCCCGACGGTGTCACTGCGAAATCATGCAGTTCCCGCGCTGGCCGGAACTGGGTATGCGGCCGCACGTTCGCGCCTAGACGATCGGACCTCGTCGTCCCACGAACAGACTCAGGACGAACAAGATCAAGAACAGCACGAATAGAACTTTGGCAATCTCGGCGGCCAGTCCGGCCAGCCCCGCAAAGCCGAAGAAGGCGGCAATAATCGCGATCACCAGAAATGTGAGTGACCAACTTAGCATGATCCGGGTTCCTTTCGCTTCTCAATCGATGACTGAGGACTCAGGGTGCGCGAGCACAAGGCCCCGGTTTGCTAGAAGGCAAAAGGCATGCCACGCGCGCATTCTTTTATCACTCCAACGCACATGCATTCGGCACGGAAGGTGCATCATCTGGTTCTCAGTGAGATCGAGCGAAATGCGTCGAATCACCAACTGATGATGGGAGCGCGAAGCGCGGGGAAAACGCTCCGGCGCTACGCAACCAAGAGGACCACACCTTCGCAA
This region of Planctomycetota bacterium genomic DNA includes:
- a CDS encoding DUF1571 domain-containing protein; protein product: MNRLLCLSRTRLGLLLAIGCLATMSWIAGVNEAWFSARAQESNRPGVSLTDVPKVEPAPRVMAGGQSTALNGALGPEAARAHSRIAATLCKRPGEHPLNPVLRWARAELADIKQIRDYSAILVRRELVHGRLRECERIQMKVRHEPFSVYLRFLAPVAVKGQECLYVVGQHNGKLLARPPGLKGSLLGVVELKPTNPIAQACGHPITDVGIRRLIEQLIEVGEQDLRHDDCAVRLVSGETVNGRGCACLEITHQWRQDHFTFHVARIYIDLETNLPIRYESDGWPATASGTRPRIDDYTYERLTTNLGLTDDDFSTSNQAYGFRKWRDSE
- a CDS encoding DUF1328 domain-containing protein translates to MLSWSLTFLVIAIIAAFFGFAGLAGLAAEIAKVLFVLFLILFVLSLFVGRRGPIV
- a CDS encoding carbon storage regulator, with translation MLVLSRRIGEEIVIDGSIVITVLGSGRERVRIGLTAPRSVRIDRKEIQDRREQHAPEELAVATTA
- a CDS encoding BON domain-containing protein; the protein is MIPLCNATQSFDGEVTLAQTRDEMLKQIIHCSLSQTGYTYFRKLDVSVSSGIVTLEGLVPSYYMKQKAQAAVLAVAAVVALKNNLLVGKPSERAR